One Thunnus thynnus chromosome 18, fThuThy2.1, whole genome shotgun sequence genomic region harbors:
- the LOC137169625 gene encoding gamma-crystallin M2-like — protein sequence MGFHGMLLGQGVFLQRGPLVVRYKKEGFQQVDKQFSFKSSTSTINNITAKMTSKSMNMMSKIIFYEERNFQGRSYECMSDCPDMSSYLNRCHSCRVERGCFIVYDRSNFMGNQYFMRRGEYADYMNMMGMSDCIRSCRMIPMHRGSFRMRIYERENFDGKMHELMEDCDNVMERFGMSNVMSCNVLEGHWMMYEQPQFRGRMMYMKPGEYRNFMIMGRSGMRVMSMRRIMDSCY from the coding sequence ATGGGCTTCCATGGTATGTTGCTGGGTCAGGGTGTTTTTTTACAAAGGGGCCCTCTGGTAGTCAGGTATAAAAAGGAAGGCTTCCAACAGGTAGACAAGCAGTTCAGCTTCAAGAGCAGCACCAGCACCATCAACAACATCACAGCAAAGATGACTTCCAAGTCCATGAACATGATGAGCAAGATCATCTTCTACGAGGAGAGGAACTTCCAGGGCCGCTCCTACGAGTGCATGAGTGACTGCCCCGACATGTCCTCCTACCTGAACCGCTGCCACTCCTGCAGGGTGGAGAGGGGCTGTTTCATTGTCTATGACCGCTCCAACTTCATGGGAAACCAGTATTTCATGAGGAGGGGTGAGTACGCCGACTACATGAACATGATGGGCATGAGCGACTGCATCAGGTCCTGTCGCATGATCCCCATGCACAGAGGATCCTTCAGGATGAGGATCTACGAGAGGGAGAACTTTGATGGCAAGATGCATGAGCTGATGGAGGACTGCGACAACGTCATGGAGCGCTTCGGCATGTCCAACGTCATGTCCTGCAACGTGCTGGAGGGCCACTGGATGATGTACGAGCAGCCCCAGTTCAGAGGCAGGATGATGTACATGAAGCCCGGCGAGTACAGGAACTTCATGATCATGGGCAGGAGTGGAATGAGGGTCATGAGCATGAGGCGCATCATGGATTCCTGCTACTAG